The following is a genomic window from Malus sylvestris chromosome 12, drMalSylv7.2, whole genome shotgun sequence.
ttttgggcttgatcttgaagaacggtggcttgttgatccaagggccgtcggagcttgatcttggaagaacgatgaacgaatgacactttcttcaagggccgtcggggcttgatcttgaattggtggatgattgttgatccaagggccgtcggggcttgatcttggaaggacggtggatgattgttgatccaaagggccgttggggcttgatcttggaagaacgatgaacgaagaacgaagaacgaagatagctttcttgattcttcgggaacctggatgcttgagaacttcggagtttcagagcttcagaacttcaagaattttgcctaatgattttggttctccCCCCcttcccaaatgaatgaaatgggcttgtatttatagaattttccaaggcctaattttgaatataatatcccagatgaaataagtcgtttctactaggtgttgacacatgtcctatttgatgacttttccaactcatttcaattttcgttgagtcacacgctatgtgtaaaatttatgtaatacatgagcgttgacactttgatttatcggtcaacatttatttaccgaaatttcgatgtctacaaactTATTTTAAATAAAGAGACAAGGAGTCTCCAATCACTATGAATCATACAATGGCACCTATTATCCAACAAACGACTTATGCCTTACAGGAAATAACATTCATACAACAACGATGACAAAGTGAAAATATTTCAAAATCAATCCAAACTAATCACGCGATGACCTAGATCTTAGCATTCCGGTCGTATGTAAGTTTCTCCGACCTTTAACTATATAGACTAATGTTATCACAGACTTCACATAAAGATACTTCCAAGATTCAGATTTCGGAAGCTCCATCAATCAACTTGTTGCTGAAGTCCCAAAGCCTTTTGGCCAAGTTTTCATCACCGGCATCTTTGCTGGGTTCCGTCTCATTGCAGTCGGCATAGTATTTTCCGGTCACACCTTTCAACTGCGGGTGCAGAGCTACATACGATGTTGTGGCTGCTccctgaaaaaaaaacaataacatAACAAGCCAAGTAGTAACAGTTTAATCCCTCTGTTAGAACAAAgagattaaattaattaatcacCTGAGGTACATTCTTCCACATGCAGAAGGTGAACATCTTAAAAGCCTCTGCAAAAGAAAGACGATCAAATTATGTAAGTAAAACAGTAACACGTCTTATAACTTAAGTAGATTAATTCGATACCCTGCGGTCTATGTCACTCAGTGTGTCGAACACGCAAGATAATCGCTCTTGTATTAGGTAGGAATTGGATAGCGTGTAACATTAACATACTCATCAAAAGAGGATTATGTCTCATGAGAGGTGTCATGATCAATCCTGGGTGGACAGAGTTGACTGTAATGCTCAAACCTTCTTCCTGCACAAACACGGCAAACAGTATACCATTTAAGAGCAGAAACTTGACTTGCCTTCTATTTGTGGTTGATTGACATCACAAATTACTATTCGCATCTTTGGAGAGAGTTCTTGACTTTCGAGGGCACAAGGGAAAATTCCAATTAAGGGCAGTAATTGAATTTTAAAGTCTCCCCACTACTAATGCTTTTTCTTAGAAAAGGAGGATTAACATTCGAACTCTCGAGATTTCTTCCCATAAAATCAAAGATAATACTTGAGACTTTACATGTAAAAggttatttttttaatagacaACATGACGTTATCTCTCATCGAACAAATTTCATATGCCGAATCATTTATTCTCTTTATCATCACTTAAAAATCATTCttacaaataaaatatttataaaaataatttttaaatgatgataaagaaaatgaaggaTTGAAATTACGAAGTTTGTGCGGTTAGAGTGAGAAAGACAAGCAACGTCCTATATTGAATACTGAATTGCCACTCGACCTAATTATCGTTGGGTCCGCACGAAAACATTGGTGACTTTTAATACGTAGGGACAGATCTTTTGCAAAGACAACCTACTCGTTTTAGTTATGAATCTCCTAGCCCCACTACACGTGCCTCCACAGTGTATATTGTGAGTCCTATGGGGCACAAGTTACCGACTTCTGAGCCCAGAGATGAATGAAGTGTCAAGCATTCACCTAGAAGTAAAAAGAACTATCCTTTTACTGCAGTGAGTAGAGTGAACAATAAATAATAGAAAATTAGATTGTTGTCGTTATATAAAATGCTTTATCATAATATGCTTACGAGCTTAATCAAAAGAATCGATATCCACGGTGATAAGCCATCTTATTAAAGGATCAAAAGAGGGTAATGCACGCAACATAGGTAAAAGAATCACCTGCAATCGACGAGAAAGCTCATTGGCATGCAATAAGTTTGCTAATTTCGATTGCCCGTATGCATTTATCGTGGAGTAACTGAAGGACACAAGAAATGGAGTTAAAGAATAGTGAGCTAGAGCTAGCTGTTTATAAATAATCAAAACATGGAAAAAGATGTCATTACTTACCTATCTGGATCATTGATTTTGTCGAATCGAATCCCGCCTTTATAAGTGCCTGCATGAGCAAGAGATGATAGATTCACAATTCTGCCTTCCACACCAGTAGTTTTAGCAGTAGTCTTCATTTTCTCGAGGAGAAGGTTCGTTAACAGAAAATGACCTGTAAAATAGGTAATTGGAATTAACTAGATTTCAATAAGTGGAATAACTTTACAGTttaaagaaaaacacttcaaccCCAGTACTTTAGTCTTGAGTAGACCACGCGACACCAAAACAATTCGAAAACTAATTACTAATTAGATAGATCATAACAACAGAAAGAGATAATGGTAGAAAATTACCAAGATGATTGGTTGCAAAGTGCATCTCTATTCCATCTTCTGAAAGCTGGAAGGGGCAGAACATAACACCAGCATTGTTTCTGCAACATATACAAAACCAATacatataattttataaaacTGAAGAAACTGAAAAATGTTTAAGGGATAGAATTTATCACATTAAGAGGTTGAGAGGAAGATCGAGAGCGTTGAAGCTGTTGACAAATGATCTAACAGACTTGATAGAGCTGAGGTCAAGTTTCAGAACATCGATTCGAGCTGTATGATTGTCTTTAAGAATAAGCTGTTTGGCTTCACTTGCAGCCTCAAGGTTTCTGGCGGCGATGATGACATGAGCTCCGCGGAGTGCCAACACCCTTGCAGTCTCTAACCCAATCCCACCAGCTCCTCCTGCAGTTTACAAAGACAGAAACAGCAAAGTTTGTCATTAATACAAGAAAGAAGCATATTAGCAAGTGTTAAATTAATCAATCCGGAACTCCATAATTATTGCATGTATTACAGAAATGTAAATTCCAATTGTAATTTATAGAGAATTCGTAATTTAGGTAACCCTagatattataatattttgcaCAAATCAATACAAGAGTCATATTTTTACATATTATCACAGCACTAAGGTTAATTGCCCACTTAAATGTAGTGGTCCAGGTATGTaagtttttattaattagttgcccaaaatttacattcaaatgCCATACTACGGcttttaatttcatgtttatttgtgtACGAAAGAAGAGGTTACACGCCAAACATATAAGATGACATATATCAAATAAAGATTTTATATGTCAACAAACTTAGCTCTGATCCATGAAAGAATTTAAATATTCCACCCAAACTAATTTTATAAATGGAAATTGGAAAGAATAGTCAACCCTTATCAGCTCAAGCAAAAGCTCCGTAACTTTAAAACTGGGAGAATTTTTAAAAGGTGCTatcgacattttttttttttttacttcttacacatacTTCTCAATTTCTGACATTCAAatcgaataaattaaagaatattagacattaaaaattaaaaaaggtgtgtgaataAATTTACCCTTTCCAATCCTCACAACCATGTCTATAATTGTTCTTGGTAAAACAAGGACGgacaaaaaaaatgacaaagcTATTTCTTTACCGACAGAGCTAGATTTATACAAATAAGACTTATTTTTAATGATAAATAATCAATCCGGACGAAACCAAATATATTTGTCTGTTCTGTAAATTGGTACTTTCAAAGAGCCCAACAATTAAcatcacaaaagaagaaaaagccaGAGAAAGAGACGTAACGGAAATTTTGTAGTGGTGGCCCTAAATATTCTATACTAGATTTAGATCTTGATTACTGTATCTTGGACAAAACATTTAAGGGTTAAAAAATCATGGGTATAAGATATTCCGGACCATAGAAAATCCCCATAACTGCAAAGTAAAACAAGTTGCAAATAGAACTGACCAGTAACAATGGCGGTAAGGTTGGATGCATCAACTCCTTCAGTAACCTGCACAGCAGTGGAAGCTGATCCAAACCCACTTGGCCCTCGTTTTCCCGTCACCAATGCAAAGAAATCCATCTCCCAAAAATCTCACAAAACTAACCAACCAACCAATCACAGAACTCCAGAGTCAGATCAGAGTATTGTTTTTCCCTTCTCCTTTTTGTCAAAAGCACAAGAATATGTGAGGGAGACAAACTGGGTCATGAAGGACTCTCTTGCTCTTATTTATAGCAATTTGCAACACACAGAATTGAAAACTTTTAGAGGGCAAAGACAAAGACGCAGAAGCAaagcaaacaaaattaaatgagATGTTATTACGGTGGGTTGACTGTAGGTAGATAATAATACGCTTATTTATGACAACGTAACATCAAATTttgaagaaagttaaggtttcactataaaattaattgacaatatggAAAGTAGTCAAACCTCTTAAAAACTCATGCAAAATCCCTCATTTCATTAATGTATGACTCAATTCTCAATATGCCCCCTCAcatgtggcgaattttcaagcctaacacgtggacaatACAACGGAATGACGTGGAGCGTgtgtggccgtttggcttcacacatGGGACAACATGCTCTAatatcatgaagaaagttgatgttctactataaaactaattgacaatatggggagtagcccaaccttttataagcacatgcaaggtctCTCCTTCCATCAATGTGGGACTCAATTCTCAACAAATTTGatgaaagatttttcaatgtgaccggaATACGGGATGATACATCACGTGGCACTATACaaaatatgtgtgttaaaaagttaataacttaagaaataaaatttctcatcacttttataaaaacatatgatGTACTATCCATATTtcgatcacaataaaaaatttctcaaattcgAGGCCCTTTTAACTTTTGGACTTTTTACCGTGTTTGGGAGTTTCTTATGTTTAATTGTAAAATCTTTGTTTAGAaatacagtaaaaaaaaaacgattatATTAGTATCGAACTCATCATTCATAATATTCAAATCTCAAACtccaaattttatttaattttccaaAATTAGTTAACACAACAGCCAATGTTTATATTGCATAAATAAGATCTGTTGTTGTTAAGACATGTGACATACATTTATTTGTGCCACATAAACAGTTTAACATAATTGTTAAAGGATTTTGACAATAAAAGTCAAAGCGAGACATAAGACCAACTCCAACTCTTGGAGTAAGTCCTAAATTTTCCCTTCTATTCCCCTCCTTTTCTCTCCAACCCTTGCTCTAAAATTGAGTTAAAtgttaaaacttaaacaaaactcAAATTCTCCTCAAGATTTAGCCCAAAATTAGTGTTGTAACCCACATGTGAGAATGGAAAACAGAAAGTGAAGCCCAAATGCCCAGCTCTCACTTGCCTAAACCCTTGCAAGCGCCAAAGAAGCAGCAGCCGGACCCCACCCATGTGGGCTTGTCCCCTGGCTATTTGCTGGCAATCATGAGCCTAACTGCTCTTTTTCTAATCGTGCGATCACGTTTAAATGGGTTGTTGGTTCATCCAAAGGTCCacgttcaaattttttatttttttatatttatatatttattgaatccaccAGCTGAtatctaatatgatcaaatccaacaatataaaaaaaagatctaacaacccaaatttcaattcaacggttaaaataattaaaaaaaatatttaactcaaaattcacctaaatttagtgatttttttttaatatttattggaatctaaatatttttaggttaaaatgttcataaaattaaattaggatagtctacttaaattttttatttttaaatttacttaaaagaaaaaattagccaAAATTTATTCCttaataatctcgggctaaaaaatttaggtcaTAAGGGTTGAAGTAGAAAAGCTGTttatgggttaaaacctaaattttctgagctaaaaattttaggttttacttCAAGGGTTCGAGATGGTCAAAATAGAGGGATAAGATTaagtgacactcaaattaaGTTTTAGAgttgtaaatataattaagtCGATATAATAAAATCAATTGAATTTACCATTGGGAGGGTGCTTTGGGAGCACCTGGGGTTTTGTGAATAAATGAGAAGTGCGACTATTACACGAGAGATTTTCAATGTGATTGGTacacgaggtggtacaccacgtgtcattatacaaattgtgggatatgtgtgctaaaaagttaataacttaaaaaataaaatttcccactactcttattaaaacacgtggtgtaccacttgtgttcctgtcacaattaaaaatttcttctGTTATAGGGCATCGCCAATGTCATTCAATACCGATCGGACTTTGGTGGTGTCTAGTACTAGGAGGAGGCCAAAGGACTTGTCGACGTTGTAGTAGTGCACAAGGAGTGGGTGTTGTGGCCACGTCTAGACCTGatattcgtgtcgtgtttctcgtgttcgtgtcgttttcatgtCATACTTGATAACTTAAcgtgtcacgccccgatcccgacatacatCTAAGATCAACACGTGACGTCACTAAATGCTCGTAACTCAACGTACCCTGGCTTTTggatatgtacaaaatataattcaagaTCCAGTTGTATAATAATTTTGTGTATAcgttatggctgcatctaacctcttcATTAGACTGCATatgtaccctcaatagggatcaagccattcgtagttcaatgTCTCTATAACTCGACATATAACACGATTCGTTCAAGCCAAAAGGCataacattcctcaatcaaACATTTGGACTTGACAATCATGAATTATTCAATTCAAGCTACATAACAACCCACATCATAATCAAGGTTTCTATCTCATCCATCAAATACATCATTATGTTTTGCCATAATCGTGCAAGCGGTGATCACCCAACGCGGATATACCAggcatgatcacccctgaataCGTAGGGTCctccccatcgcggatataccaagcaagacCATCCATATACCTCTACTACATGGTGCAATAACTTCAACACACAACTTATCCACATCTCAACCCCTATGAGTTTCAACTTAGTCATCTACaccatcaacttctcaaggtcaTCACTAATATGTCACACAAGCATATAAGTGCTACAACATACTTCTAATAGGATTCTAGGATAACCTTATCATATAAATAATCATACACATCATTCACAGTACTAAAAGATAATTAAACTCAAATATATCTCAGCCGTCATCAGTACACAAACCAAATCATGTTTAATAACATAAGTCTATGGCTAATAtataaaatcacatttcaatacaGATCCCATTTATAAGACCAAGACACATTCACATACGatattaataaaagaaaataagttaataaccatatcacatatactcaAGTCACTCTCTAACCAATGTAAGCCCACTAGACTTCAATTAGTTCCCCGTAGtactaattttaatatttagaacGTTTCaggacatgttgaccaaaagtcaattcTCAGTCGACAGTAGGATCCACAATGTTACAAAATTTGATCCAGAAGATCCGCACATCATAATCTAGATCCGTAACTTCCTAGGGTCCACATTATTCTCAAAGAACAACGTACTAAAATCTCATCgcgatccgacggttggatctccgccaattgctagaattaggtggcggttaacaattaattttactaacttagaaatctaatttaggaagatccgtacatcaaattcccgatccataagttcctatgaccttcaaatattacgtactataacatattaaagtttggtgacgattcaacggttggatcgtcgattTATATTATGACCTATTCACATATCAAAATGAAACTAAgtccaaacaatcaaattacgtCATACGGATATCAAACACAAAGCCAGGGCATCTAATAGTGCTTAAAAAGACATCATTGTCCCAcaggccacgcgccgccgcggtTGGCAGTCGGCTTCCCCGATTGGCCgtaaaattcaactatttttaaaaattctcaaaaattactgaattgaagatctcaaaaagtagagtaaactttatacataGGGCCAAGTCCAATTCGGCCTAGAAAGTCCCTAATTTTGCGACAACCGTAAGGAAACCTTAGATTGGGTGTGttcgattcgacctccaaacttgCTCCGACTCCTCCAtcactgcttgggctttgttcctaggTTCTAGGGGAGTGCTTTGATAATAGTAATTGAAGGGAAACGTTTCACAATTGATGGATTTTGAGCAATGGTTGTCATCCATGGTACGGGTTCCCCAAATTCCAAGACTAATTCCACTCCAATTTGGGGTGGAATAGGTGGAAGGAATAATGAGATATGACTTTCAGGTGGTGGGGGACCTTCATCTCGCCAGAAATTGGTCGATAGACCATGAATCCCGCTGGTTTGTGTCTCACGGGTCAAAAGACCCGTTttccacccccccccccaattttctttccttttttgtcCTCTTCTCCCCTTCCTCCTTGGTCAATTCCCTTTAACTCATATAAATATGATTGGCCTCTTTCCCACAAGATGGgagtttaaaataaatttaaaaactatcgTTTAGCAACACAACTTCAAATGTCTATAACTATACTGTTAAAacccggactcgcaaacggcttttgcTTATGCGTTCGTGATCTCGAAATCTCTTCaacaatataaattgtgacctcaaatggtctacggattttaaataattaatttcccgaaaaataatataaaatttctaTAATAccaatacgtagattataataaTGAAATCCAGGAACAGGATTTCAcataacgggtcgtgtcgtgtaatacccgttaaagtaaacgggtaatatgacccgactcattactcgttaagaaaaatatattttaaatcaataaaaatgaaaatgaaaaacataatttgatccaaaaaaatgtaaaacataatactaaatttcggagttgacccattcatgaaagttgtaaagcttttcattacgagtgattacatttttcatacttctaaaataattattattaattttgcactcagataaaaaacactattcatgagatttgaagggttttaaaaatctaaacgaccaTGTAACCATCGTCTGAGCGTTGAGGATGCAATTATGAACGTTTATTATGCTTTCACATCTTTCATATttatacattaatgattataaattttgtttattttgaactcctttaaaaataatattcatgagagtttgtatggttttaaaaattcaactaatcatatacccatcctcaaagcgtAAAGGATGCGACTAAgagcgtttgcatatttttcgtacatgtaaattaattattataatttttttaatgtgtttggtatttttaaattacttgatatttttattttatatatacatattcattatatgtattgtattttatagtaagttttttttagtagtttaaaaaattaaaatcatcaaaataacttttttcttattgTGTCGAAACAAGTTA
Proteins encoded in this region:
- the LOC126591919 gene encoding short-chain dehydrogenase TIC 32 B, chloroplastic-like isoform X2, with the protein product MDFFALVTGKRGPSGFGSASTAVQVTEGVDASNLTAIVTGGAGGIGLETARVLALRGAHVIIAARNLEAASEAKQLILKDNHTARIDVLKLDLSSIKNNAGVMFCPFQLSEDGIEMHFATNHLGHFLLTNLLLEKMKTTAKTTGVEGRIVNLSSLAHAGTYKGGIRFDKINDPDSYSTINAYGQSKLANLLHANELSRRLQEEGLSITVNSVHPGLIMTPLMRHNPLLMKAFKMFTFCMWKNVPQGAATTSYVALHPQLKGVTGKYYADCNETEPSKDAGDENLAKRLWDFSNKLIDGASEI
- the LOC126591919 gene encoding short-chain dehydrogenase TIC 32 B, chloroplastic-like isoform X1, yielding MDFFALVTGKRGPSGFGSASTAVQVTEGVDASNLTAIVTGGAGGIGLETARVLALRGAHVIIAARNLEAASEAKQLILKDNHTARIDVLKLDLSSIKSVRSFVNSFNALDLPLNLLINNAGVMFCPFQLSEDGIEMHFATNHLGHFLLTNLLLEKMKTTAKTTGVEGRIVNLSSLAHAGTYKGGIRFDKINDPDSYSTINAYGQSKLANLLHANELSRRLQEEGLSITVNSVHPGLIMTPLMRHNPLLMKAFKMFTFCMWKNVPQGAATTSYVALHPQLKGVTGKYYADCNETEPSKDAGDENLAKRLWDFSNKLIDGASEI